In Thermoanaerobaculia bacterium, a single genomic region encodes these proteins:
- a CDS encoding DUF6677 family protein has product MSRAEPGAAEARRGTPAARGNLFVALLLAWLFPGLGHAYLGKRGTALLYAAIVTAAFLLGLGYHGKLYVREPEHPLTLLATFACYGAGLLNIGARLLIENTAGNILSPTFEYGCAFILTAGMMNLLLMLDAYDIFTGAKS; this is encoded by the coding sequence GTGAGCCGCGCGGAGCCGGGGGCGGCGGAGGCGCGCCGCGGCACTCCGGCGGCCCGCGGAAACCTCTTCGTCGCGCTGCTCCTCGCCTGGCTGTTCCCCGGGCTCGGCCACGCGTATCTCGGAAAGCGCGGAACGGCGCTCCTGTACGCCGCGATCGTCACCGCCGCGTTCCTGCTCGGGCTCGGCTACCACGGCAAGCTCTACGTCCGCGAGCCGGAGCATCCGCTGACGCTCCTGGCCACCTTCGCGTGCTACGGCGCGGGCCTCCTGAACATCGGGGCGCGGCTGCTGATCGAGAACACGGCGGGGAACATCCTCTCGCCGACCTTCGAATACGGCTGCGCGTTCATCCTGACCGCGGGAATGATGAACCTCCTGCTGATGCTCGACGCGTACGACATCTTCACGGGGGCCAAGAGCTGA
- a CDS encoding HIT domain-containing protein, with product METLFAPWRLSYLVSEKAPGCIFCDALRGEDDVETLVVHRGDRVFSMLNRYPYANGHVMVAPVAHEARLFESDGATLAELIEEVSRTQEVLARLYRPAGFNVGANFGRAGGAGIADHYHFHVVPRWDGDTNFMTVTGETRVVPEELPQTRRAVAAGFEALARSSR from the coding sequence ATGGAGACCCTCTTCGCTCCGTGGCGTCTGAGCTATCTCGTGTCGGAGAAGGCGCCCGGCTGCATCTTCTGTGACGCGCTCCGGGGCGAGGACGACGTCGAGACGCTCGTCGTTCACCGCGGTGATCGCGTCTTTTCGATGCTGAACCGCTACCCCTACGCGAACGGCCACGTGATGGTCGCGCCGGTCGCCCACGAGGCGCGGCTGTTCGAGAGCGACGGCGCCACGCTCGCCGAGCTCATCGAGGAGGTCTCGCGGACCCAGGAGGTCCTCGCGCGGCTCTACCGCCCCGCCGGATTCAACGTCGGCGCGAACTTCGGCCGGGCGGGCGGCGCCGGGATCGCGGACCACTACCACTTCCACGTCGTTCCCCGCTGGGACGGGGACACGAACTTCATGACGGTCACCGGCGAGACGCGGGTCGTTCCCGAGGAGCTGCCGCAGACGCGGCGCGCGGTGGCGGCGGGTTTCGAGGCGCTCGCCCGGAGCTCGAGGTGA
- a CDS encoding integration host factor subunit beta — MTKAELIEKVLTAADLNKKEAEAAVEAFFDSIIQSLREGEKIELRGFGSFRLRSRGARVGRNPKTGEKVQVPAKRIPYFKPGKELKELINR; from the coding sequence ATGACGAAAGCGGAGCTGATCGAGAAGGTCCTGACCGCGGCGGATCTCAACAAGAAGGAGGCGGAGGCCGCCGTCGAGGCGTTCTTCGACTCGATCATCCAGTCCCTCCGGGAAGGGGAGAAGATCGAGCTCCGCGGTTTCGGCTCGTTCCGGCTGCGCTCGCGCGGAGCCCGCGTCGGCCGGAATCCGAAGACCGGGGAAAAGGTCCAGGTCCCCGCCAAGCGCATCCCGTATTTCAAGCCGGGAAAAGAGCTCAAGGAACTGATCAACCGGTGA
- a CDS encoding 30S ribosomal protein S1 — MKESKDQPMETETELSAAEYESLIAQYEDTLKNLQEGQIIRGRVIQVTPSEVIVDIGYKSEGVISIAEFTDYEGHVTVAVNDRIDVLLESTEDQNGYVVLSKDKAEKMRVWDDVEKAFREGTNVRGRIIDRIKGGLAVDIGVKAFLPGSLVDTKPVKNLDFLRGKEFEFKVISVDKKRGNIVLSRKAVIEVEQEAKKRETLAQLEEGRVLRGTVKNLTDYGAFVDLGGLDGLLHVTDISWGRINHPSDVLKVGDEIDVVVLKFDKETERVSLGTKQLTADPWEQVPEKYPVGSRVSGRVTNVTDYGAFVELEQGIEGLIHVSEMSWSKKMKNPSKVVSVGDTVEAIISDVNTDTRRISLSLKNTLPDPWEGVAEKYAIGTEITGKVRNLTDFGAFVEIEEGVDGLIHVSDMSWTKRIKHPSEVLKKGDEVRATITHIDPENRRISLSIKEFMPNEWEEFKKKHQVGSVIEGTVTRIADFGVFVNIDGMVEGLMHVSETPLARGQKPQDHYAEGQKVRATILRIEDDEMKVGLSSREVAAAEASPAPAEGGEAPKKKRSRKKTETDEE; from the coding sequence GAGTCCAAAGACCAGCCGATGGAAACCGAGACTGAACTGAGCGCGGCCGAATACGAGAGCCTGATCGCCCAGTACGAGGACACTCTCAAGAATCTCCAGGAAGGGCAGATCATCCGGGGCCGCGTGATCCAGGTCACGCCGTCGGAAGTGATCGTCGACATCGGGTACAAGTCGGAAGGGGTCATTTCGATCGCCGAGTTCACCGACTACGAAGGGCACGTCACCGTCGCCGTCAACGACCGGATCGACGTCCTGCTCGAATCGACCGAGGACCAGAACGGCTACGTCGTCCTGTCCAAGGACAAAGCCGAGAAGATGCGGGTCTGGGACGACGTGGAGAAGGCGTTCCGCGAGGGCACGAACGTGCGCGGCCGCATCATCGACCGGATCAAGGGAGGCCTCGCCGTCGACATCGGCGTCAAGGCGTTCCTTCCCGGCTCGCTGGTCGACACCAAGCCCGTGAAGAACCTCGACTTCCTGCGCGGCAAGGAGTTCGAGTTCAAGGTCATCTCGGTCGACAAGAAGCGGGGGAACATCGTCCTCTCGCGCAAGGCCGTCATCGAGGTCGAGCAGGAAGCCAAGAAGCGCGAGACGCTCGCCCAGCTCGAGGAGGGGCGCGTGCTCCGCGGCACCGTCAAGAACCTCACCGACTACGGCGCTTTCGTCGATCTCGGGGGCCTCGACGGCCTCCTCCACGTCACCGACATCTCCTGGGGACGGATCAACCATCCGTCGGACGTCCTCAAGGTCGGGGACGAGATCGACGTCGTCGTGCTGAAGTTCGACAAGGAGACCGAGCGGGTTTCGCTCGGCACGAAGCAGCTCACCGCGGACCCGTGGGAGCAGGTGCCGGAAAAGTACCCGGTCGGTTCCCGCGTCTCCGGCCGCGTCACGAACGTCACGGACTACGGCGCCTTCGTCGAGCTGGAGCAGGGGATCGAGGGCCTGATCCACGTCTCCGAGATGTCCTGGTCGAAGAAGATGAAGAATCCCTCGAAGGTCGTCTCGGTCGGCGACACGGTCGAGGCGATCATCTCCGACGTCAATACCGATACGCGGCGGATCTCGCTGTCGCTCAAGAACACGCTCCCCGATCCCTGGGAAGGGGTCGCCGAGAAGTACGCCATCGGCACCGAGATCACCGGCAAGGTGCGCAACCTCACCGACTTCGGCGCGTTCGTCGAGATCGAGGAGGGCGTCGACGGCCTGATCCACGTTTCGGACATGTCGTGGACGAAGCGGATCAAGCACCCCTCCGAGGTCCTCAAGAAAGGGGACGAGGTCCGGGCGACGATCACGCACATCGATCCGGAGAACCGCCGGATCTCCCTCTCGATCAAGGAATTCATGCCCAACGAGTGGGAGGAGTTCAAGAAGAAGCACCAGGTCGGCTCGGTGATCGAGGGGACGGTCACGCGCATCGCGGACTTCGGCGTGTTCGTGAACATCGACGGCATGGTCGAGGGCCTGATGCACGTGTCGGAAACCCCGCTCGCCCGCGGCCAGAAGCCCCAGGACCACTACGCCGAGGGGCAGAAGGTGCGTGCCACGATCCTGCGGATCGAGGACGACGAGATGAAGGTGGGTCTCTCCTCCCGCGAGGTCGCGGCCGCCGAGGCTTCCCCGGCGCCCGCCGAGGGGGGAGAGGCACCCAAGAAGAAGCGGTCGCGCAAGAAGACCGAGACGGACGAAGAGTGA